The following proteins come from a genomic window of Bacteroidota bacterium:
- a CDS encoding ATPase, T2SS/T4P/T4SS family produces the protein MSTALTLSTNGLAVIDEPGHELVPVQTHSVLPRPPKACGEILAALPASHSGRDRLAFIATALADVKQNQRVAMRAHLEQLAQHMVHLGASDLDAGGPAANGWVWYRTSGRKAPCEELGQIDVDVMDVLILSLLTAEQATQLLETYAIDISITVGGEWAGGSRRFRVSIYFDELNLAVSIRAIRRELRTLDSLGFHPTVARSLLFSNMRDGLTLITGVTGSGKSTTLDSIIDANNRHVEGHIVVLGNPVEYIHASKKCIIRHREVGTGVSSFKAGVIQSLRQDPDMIVIGEMRDPDTITATLEVTDSGHRVFSTLHTRSAVESIDRIIAEYPAEEQERVRHRLGDVLRCVISQKLCPQIGGGLILAKEVLCVTPSVQAAIKNGNLSEIYQMMWEGNKKGQMTLEQDLYLLMRRGKIAPDTAMRYANNKQRLRQLLGK, from the coding sequence ATGAGTACTGCCCTCACACTTAGCACCAATGGTCTCGCCGTTATAGATGAACCCGGACACGAGCTTGTGCCTGTCCAAACGCACAGTGTTTTGCCACGCCCGCCAAAAGCATGTGGAGAAATACTGGCTGCATTGCCAGCCAGCCATAGCGGCCGCGATCGATTGGCCTTCATTGCAACGGCACTTGCTGACGTTAAGCAAAACCAGCGCGTTGCCATGCGCGCCCACCTGGAGCAGTTGGCGCAACACATGGTACACCTCGGTGCAAGCGATCTTGATGCCGGCGGGCCGGCAGCAAATGGATGGGTGTGGTACCGCACAAGTGGACGAAAGGCCCCATGCGAGGAGTTAGGCCAGATCGACGTAGATGTGATGGACGTCCTTATTCTCAGCTTGCTTACGGCAGAACAAGCCACGCAACTCCTGGAGACCTACGCGATCGATATTTCTATCACGGTCGGCGGCGAGTGGGCGGGGGGGAGCCGGCGCTTTCGGGTATCCATTTATTTTGATGAATTAAACCTCGCGGTAAGCATTCGGGCAATCCGGCGCGAGTTGCGTACGTTGGATTCCCTGGGTTTTCATCCAACCGTGGCGCGAAGCCTGCTGTTTTCCAACATGCGAGATGGCCTCACGCTTATAACCGGGGTAACGGGATCAGGGAAAAGCACCACACTGGATTCGATTATAGATGCCAACAACAGGCACGTGGAAGGCCACATTGTGGTGCTTGGGAATCCGGTTGAGTATATCCACGCGTCTAAAAAATGCATTATCCGGCATCGCGAAGTAGGGACGGGTGTCTCATCTTTCAAAGCCGGCGTGATTCAATCGCTCCGTCAGGATCCTGACATGATTGTCATCGGAGAGATGCGCGATCCGGATACAATTACAGCAACATTGGAGGTTACCGACTCCGGGCACCGCGTCTTTTCTACTTTACACACGCGTTCAGCTGTTGAGAGTATTGACAGGATTATCGCAGAATATCCCGCTGAAGAACAGGAGCGCGTTCGGCATCGGTTGGGGGATGTGTTACGATGTGTGATTTCGCAAAAACTATGTCCCCAAATTGGCGGAGGATTGATCCTTGCCAAAGAAGTACTCTGTGTAACGCCGTCTGTGCAGGCAGCCATCAAAAATGGTAACCTCAGTGAGATCTACCAGATGATGTGGGAAGGCAACAAGAAAGGGCAAATGACGCTAGAGCAGGATCTTTATTTGCTCATGCGACGGGGGAAAATTGCGCCTGATACAGCCATGCGATACGCCAACAACAAGCAGCGACTGCGTCAATTGCTCGGCAAATAA
- a CDS encoding DUF427 domain-containing protein, with protein MKATWNGAVLAESDNTVVVEGNHYFPPEAINKAYFQSSDNQTTCPWKGQASYYSVVVDGEENRDAAWYYPAPSDAASQIKDHVAFWKGVEISQ; from the coding sequence ATGAAAGCAACCTGGAATGGCGCAGTACTCGCTGAAAGTGACAATACTGTTGTTGTGGAAGGAAATCACTATTTCCCTCCGGAGGCAATTAACAAGGCTTATTTCCAGTCGAGTGACAACCAAACGACCTGTCCATGGAAAGGCCAGGCAAGCTACTATTCGGTTGTAGTAGACGGAGAGGAAAACAGAGATGCAGCCTGGTATTACCCGGCCCCGAGTGATGCAGCAAGTCAGATTAAGGACCATGTTGCTTTTTGGAAAGGGGTGGAAATCAGCCAGTAG
- a CDS encoding sulfatase-like hydrolase/transferase: MSRIIALLLVFQLFASCSQQEAPPPADASKPNFLFLFADDQAFDTIQAFGHPLVQTPNLDRLVQSGMTFTHAFNQGSWSGAVCVVSRAMLNSGRYIYHARDDINDEAIPLWGETFYNAGYETFMTGKWHNGDDTVLRGFNQAKSIGKGMFETKDGPQGAGYRRPTPDNQSWSPTDSTLLGHWSPNVKDIEEGAFGKTISDEYIVNEHTSTLYANRAIEFMEDWTASSDQPFLMYVAFNAPHDPRQAPQEFVDMYPLDEIELPANYMSEHPFDQGERYTLRDEILGPFPRTENAIKVHMQEYYAIISHMDYEIGRIMEKLEALGEADNTYIIFTADHGLAVGEHGLLGKQNQYEHSIRVPLVLAGPDIEGGTTSDALVYLQSIYPTTCDLAGIPTPATVEFKSLMPLIEQRTESSYDAIFGSYKHFQRMVRTKDFKLILYPEEDQVQLFDMQADPDELNNLAAEAAYQDTMAALFGKLQTLQTEVGDTLTLGGL, from the coding sequence ATGTCCCGAATCATAGCTCTATTGCTCGTTTTTCAGCTTTTTGCAAGTTGCAGTCAACAAGAAGCACCACCACCAGCAGATGCTTCAAAACCCAATTTCCTGTTTCTTTTTGCAGATGACCAGGCTTTTGATACCATTCAGGCCTTTGGGCATCCCCTTGTTCAGACGCCGAATCTCGACCGGCTTGTTCAAAGCGGGATGACATTCACGCATGCCTTCAATCAGGGATCCTGGAGTGGTGCGGTATGCGTGGTAAGCCGCGCCATGCTGAACTCCGGACGTTATATCTACCATGCACGAGATGACATCAACGACGAAGCTATTCCGTTGTGGGGAGAAACGTTCTACAACGCCGGCTACGAGACCTTCATGACGGGCAAATGGCACAATGGTGATGACACTGTGCTCCGTGGCTTCAACCAGGCGAAGAGCATCGGCAAAGGCATGTTCGAGACCAAAGACGGACCACAAGGCGCCGGCTACCGACGGCCAACACCAGACAATCAATCCTGGTCGCCCACCGATTCCACCCTCCTCGGCCACTGGTCACCCAACGTTAAAGACATCGAAGAAGGGGCTTTTGGCAAAACCATTTCAGACGAATACATCGTAAACGAGCACACGAGTACGCTGTATGCCAATCGTGCTATTGAGTTTATGGAAGACTGGACCGCCAGCTCTGATCAACCCTTTTTGATGTACGTGGCCTTTAATGCCCCCCACGACCCGCGCCAGGCACCGCAGGAATTTGTTGATATGTATCCGCTGGATGAAATTGAGTTGCCGGCGAATTACATGTCAGAGCATCCATTTGATCAGGGTGAAAGGTATACCCTGCGTGACGAAATTCTTGGGCCATTCCCCAGAACAGAAAATGCCATCAAGGTCCATATGCAGGAGTACTATGCCATCATCTCTCACATGGATTACGAGATTGGCCGCATCATGGAAAAACTGGAGGCGCTGGGTGAGGCTGATAACACCTATATCATTTTCACAGCCGACCATGGCCTGGCTGTAGGTGAACACGGTTTGCTCGGCAAGCAGAACCAGTATGAGCACAGTATCCGCGTCCCGCTCGTGCTTGCAGGCCCTGATATCGAAGGCGGCACAACCAGCGATGCGCTCGTGTATCTGCAAAGCATATACCCGACCACTTGCGACCTTGCGGGCATACCGACGCCAGCCACCGTTGAATTTAAAAGCCTGATGCCCCTAATCGAACAGCGTACCGAAAGCTCATACGACGCAATTTTTGGCTCTTACAAACATTTCCAGCGCATGGTGCGCACTAAAGATTTCAAACTCATTTTGTACCCGGAAGAAGACCAGGTGCAGCTGTTTGATATGCAAGCAGACCCGGATGAATTGAACAACCTTGCCGCAGAGGCCGCATACCAGGATACGATGGCTGCACTCTTTGGCAAATTACAAACCTTGCAAACAGAAGTAGGCGATACACTTACATTGGGAGGACTCTAA
- a CDS encoding toprim domain-containing protein has translation MHNILDYVPTKLRWKAHTNGGEHAGPCPWCGGRDRFRVWPNAGDRGRFWCRQCGRSGDTITLLTELRGVSYAEARDTLGGSGFSPVQHSNKPHGKALAPPPKIWRSRAWALTETSITNLWSDKGARARKWLISRGLTDETMHVASLGYNPEDRREPAKKWGLDREQEVFIPRGITIPWMIKSDIWRFNVRRPAGTPRYIGPAGSSNGLYNVDDVVSGAPVVLVEGEIDALSVMQVAGIAAVATGSTGGSRRYTWVLRLMKASKVLIAFDSDEAGEKAAAFWYEALPNASRLRPYWDDANAMLQEGIDLKAWVHMGLND, from the coding sequence ATGCACAACATTCTCGATTACGTCCCCACGAAGCTTAGATGGAAAGCGCATACCAATGGTGGTGAGCATGCCGGCCCCTGCCCGTGGTGCGGTGGGCGAGATCGTTTTCGAGTATGGCCCAACGCGGGTGACCGTGGCCGCTTCTGGTGCCGACAGTGTGGCCGATCGGGCGATACAATTACCCTGCTGACTGAATTGCGGGGCGTTAGCTACGCCGAAGCCCGTGATACGCTGGGAGGCAGCGGATTCAGTCCTGTGCAGCATTCGAATAAGCCGCATGGCAAAGCGTTGGCACCGCCTCCAAAAATCTGGCGGTCGCGTGCCTGGGCGCTTACTGAGACCTCTATAACTAACCTCTGGTCAGACAAAGGCGCGCGCGCCCGCAAATGGCTTATATCACGTGGACTAACCGATGAAACGATGCACGTCGCCTCACTGGGCTACAATCCGGAAGATCGGCGTGAGCCAGCAAAGAAGTGGGGACTGGATCGTGAACAAGAAGTGTTTATTCCCCGTGGCATCACCATTCCCTGGATGATCAAATCGGATATTTGGCGTTTCAATGTGCGCCGGCCTGCAGGGACACCCCGGTATATTGGGCCAGCTGGTTCGAGTAATGGGCTGTACAATGTAGATGACGTGGTATCTGGCGCCCCTGTGGTTCTTGTGGAAGGAGAAATTGACGCACTTTCTGTTATGCAGGTGGCTGGCATTGCCGCAGTTGCAACGGGGTCAACCGGTGGAAGCCGGCGCTACACTTGGGTGCTCCGATTGATGAAAGCCAGCAAGGTGCTGATTGCCTTTGATTCTGACGAGGCCGGCGAAAAGGCTGCAGCGTTTTGGTATGAAGCCCTGCCCAACGCATCGCGCTTGCGCCCTTATTGGGATGACGCAAACGCGATGCTACAGGAAGGCATCGATTTAAAAGCCTGGGTACACATGGGGCTCAACGATTAA